cttactggTATCAGTAGAACGTTAGTGGTAGCGATGACGGCAGCGGTAGCGGTGGATGCGGCAGCGCCACTcgcagtggtagtggcagtagcagtggATGCATCGTTACAGGCTGCAGTAGAGGCGCTAGCAttggccgtggtggtggtggtagtggtggaggatgTGATGGTACTGCTACTACGGATGATGGGCAATGAATAGAAACAAACTTGGACGCCGAAATCGGATACGGGCATGGGCTTGCACAAAGTTTTGAGTATGGAGGGTCATCAGCGTcgttcttgttattgctgttgtcattgttgatgtcgttgttgacggtgttgttgttgttgatcttgttgTTGCTGGTAGAAAATATTTGATGAGTGTCACTGAAACTTGATGACAATTGAGTGGAGTTTAAGCTGACACTAACATCCGGTCGTATGTTGTATCTGTATTGGAGTGGAGTGTTCTGGGTGAGAGTCATGGCTGGCCAGTCTCCCATCATCTCTGTTGCTCTATGAGAATAGTTCCAGTCAACTTGTGACTTTAGGATATCTGCCTTTGAAGACatggttttttgtttctttgaagaaTTCTTCATAGAATctgtaaattagaaaataataataataataatgatgatgacgacgatgatgatgatgatgatgatgacgatgacgatgacgacaatgacgacgacgatgatggtgatgatgatgatgatgatgacgatgacgatgacgatgatggtgatgatgatggtgatgatggtgatgatgatgatgatgatgatgatgatgatggtgatgatgatgatgatgatgatgatggtgatgatgatgatgatgacgatgacgatgacgatggtgatgatgataatgatgatgatgatgatggtggtggtggtggtggtggtggtggttttggtgatgatgatgatttcaaattttggcacaaggccagcaatttcaggggagggcgCTAAGTCAagtacattgacccccagtgatcaactggtacttattttatcaataccgaaagaatgaaaggcaaagttgaccccagcagaatttttACTCAGAAAGTGAGgacaagaaatgctgctaagcattttgtcctgtgtgctaatgactctgccagctcactgcttcataataataataataatttgaactattatatatatattatatataatatatatatatatatattaaaataaatgaaagaattgagtcgaacgaagatgttaacaaaatcctttactctcgacacatgtttcgaagacagcattttTTCATCCtaaaaaggaataaagggtgcattatgcaatcttctcatcaggaaagaaagggagtctctcttcctgatgaagattgcataatgcaccctttatcctttggaatgaaaacatgctgtcttcgaaacatgtgtttgagagtaaaggaattttgttaacatcttcattcgactccattctttcatttattcatatccaacacacaaatttctgacATGaaaccggagtttctacccttgacaggtcgcttcaaccgtggttctgacgtgaatttgctaccaggtttcggttaaacaaattttccatgctgacgataaacataggataattcattcacctacttaaatagatatatatattatatagatggcctgctcgctttagccagcggggggtggggtggggggtcatTAGGGGCtttgaggctaaaacaatgcaaagtgcattgtgaccagcgatgtgtagcaatatctgatgcctggtcggtcacgtgatcccgtgatatatatatatatatatataatatatatatatataatatagtaatcccccaaaatgaagaacaaatacaaacaatgcAAGGACGTGTACATCAAAGTGTTAGCAGATGCtcatagaaggaaagaaaggtagtttttacgtttcgagcaaacgctcttcttcagaaacaggagatggaggaaagtccaagagaaaaagaagacggagggaaaaaatttgccaacgattcacatgtagttgcattttgaaaaattaaaagtcttttatgtttctagTCTACAcgcttcaacagaaaggaataagaagaaataaatagagagaaaatggtgctccagcatggccgcagtcaaatgactgaaacaagtaaaagagagagagttcagCGGTCCAACATGTTGGATATGATGGATAgagacatatatcatcatcatcatcatcgtttaacgtctgttttccatgctagcatgggttggacagttcgaccagggtctgggaagccaggaggctgcaccaggctccagtctatctggcagtgattctacagTGATTTCTCTATGTTAAATTTTCTATCTAGAAGTTTCCTGCATGTATACTTTGTGTGCGATGGTGGAACACGCAATGTACCGGAAATCCATTActcgagatgtgtgtgtgtgtgtgtgaggagcaGAAGAAGTGAAAAATAATTTAGGAGATGACTTACGGGAGACAGGAGTTTCACGTGAATACAACATCCCTAGAGTGGCCAACATCATGTCAAGGGAACTTCTATAAATAAAAGAAGGTTTAAGGGAAGATAGAATAAGATTTTTAGACTTCAGTTCCATTGTAAATACTTACTGTAACATACACTGTTACCCTGAACAGCATTagcatcacctccaccatcattatcattatcaccaccaccaccaccaccatcatcatcattatcagcagcagcagcataagcaacttacatttttgaaatcacattcacttagaaatatttctaaatgattaaaatattgtgcttaacaaaagcgaaaaaaagaaacatttactgtGAGAAAACAAATTGTACTTTTTCATTGTCAAGTTACTGTCCAATTGAAAGGCAAGAGTTACTTCCCTCCCTGGATTAAGTTAATTTCGGAGACTTTTCCCATGATGCCCCGTTTTGAGTATTTATACTCCCAAAAGTCTTAATATCTTCACAACCACTAACCCAATTTACATGAAATTTGTTTCATCTCAGTTTGTATTTACTTTCAGGGGAAACTTaattcagagtattttcccattatgcgccagtttggccaagtaacattgcaagcaagcaagaggcaatctgacttttaatgtattatatatatatatatatatatttatatatttgagtaattgaatgaattatcttattaaggataattcgaaagataaccgatacctgggtagatatttgttaactagtcattcaactccattctttcatatacttatatatatatatgtgtatatgtatatgtgtgtatatatatatataatatatataatatatatatatatatttatatatatatatacatatacatatacatatatatatatatataatacatatatgtgtgtatatatatatatatatacatatatacacacacatacatatatatatatataaatatacacacacacatatatatttatatgtatatttggtaaTGAtttatgatgttgatgttgacgatggttgtgatgaggatgatgatgattatgatgataatggcatCTTCAGTAATGACTTGGTGACAATGAGCATTGACAGATTGTgtataaacacagaaaaaaagaaagagagaaagagagagagaaagagtgagaaagtgaaagaaagaggtgACActggttcatttttttttttggtttaaatCATGCAAAGTGCCTCAGCTGTAAATGTGTTCTGCTCTTTTGTGCGTAGAAGCTTCTCCTTTTCTTCAATAGCATGTCAACTTTGAAGAATTCTTGCATCCTGAAATTGTGTCCTCTTCTCAAGTAGAATTAGTCCTAATTGCCATTCAGTAATTATGACACATCTTCTAGTGGCCGAGATAATTTTAGTAAATTTGGAATTTATGGTGCATGGTACTAGATATACCTATATTTGTTAATgccatatgtacatttatatatatatgtgtatatatatatatatgtgtgtgtgagtgtgtgtgtgttgtgtgtgtgtgtgtgtgtgtgtgtgtgtatgcatctttgtgtctgtgtttatcccccccactatcactactagacaaccagtgttggtgagtttacatctccataacttagcagtacagcaaaagagactgatagaataaatacaaggtttaaacaacaaaaatcctgggtgggggtggggggttgatttgttcaactaaacccattcagagcagtactccagcatggccacagccaaatgactgagacagctgaaaggataaaaaaatacacacacacacactatcatttgaataattataaaattcagTGTACTTTATTAAAgtacattttatttccaaaatgtcaTAGAATCTACAGACAGCTGAATTGTTTCATTATGACTGTTCTGGTTCATGCACTGCTGATAATGGCCGGCAATGAAAGTAAAAcatgacaaaatatttaattctgtGTTCAAGTATGTTCTTGTTTAATGGCTGCCCTCAATTCATTGACTGTAGCTGGTTTTGTACAATAAATGTCTTTTAAGTATCCTCATATAAAATGCCTAGTGGTGTGAAACCTGGTGAATGTGGAGGGTGTTCTGAATCTCTCCATCCGATCCGTCTGGCAAAATCTTATCAAGGTAGGTCCTTACATTACAAGGGTAGtgtgaaacgttagcacgccaggcaaaatgcttagccgtatttcgtctgccgctacattctgagttcaaattccgccaaggtcaactttgcctttcatccttttggggtcgataaattaagtaccagttacgcactggggtcgatgcaatcgacttaatacctatgtctgtccctgtttgtcccctctgtgtttagccccttgtgggtaataaagaaatagttagtgTGACGCTGCCCCATCTTGCAGGCAGCAGACTCCACATCCCACATCTTGAGCCTCCACTTGAATGCTTGGCATGACTGATTCTTACAGTAAAGGATAGAAAGTTCCAGGAAagttccaggaattgaactcattacctcatgattgcgagtccgatgctctaaccactgaaccatgtgccttcacttatatatatatatgccataggttggatggtttgactgaggactggcaagtcaggaggttgcgccaggctccaatccgatctggcaaggtttctacagctggatgcccttcctaatgccaaccactccgagaatgcagtgggtgctttttacatcccactggtatgggagccagttaggtggcactggtatcaaccacacccaaatggttctttttatgtgccacctgcacaggtgccagtcagacggcactggtATCAGTTatacttgaatgatgctttttacgtgccacatgtatatgtatgcatatatgtatatatgtatatatatgtatatgctggagcactgttttgAAATGGTTTTGCTGAACAattcaatcccaggacttattttcaagcctaatacttattctatcagtatcctttgctgaaccactaagttatgagggcaTAAACatagcaacactggttgtcaagaggtgatgggagacaaataggcacaatgacacacacacacacacacacatagatacacacatacatacatacacacaacaggcttctttcagtttctgtctactaaattcactcacaaggatttggtaaGCCTaaggacacttgccaaaggtatcacgcagtgggactgaacatggaaccatgagattgggaagcgagcttcttaccacacagccatgtctgcacctacatatatatttatatgtgaaggcacatggcgtagtgtccttgagcaaagcactccatttcatgttgctctgcgaccatttcgacatctgacatgtggcacccagttgcacctgtacaggtaatgtcaatttgatggagggagtgagcttatatctacacaaacatttgatcactataaacgaacCATCTGTGgatgttcagtaagaaattgtcaaactcttatggatggatggaagcactccgtcggttatgacgacgagggttccggttgatccgatcaacggaacagcctgctcgtgaattaacgtgtaagtggctgagcattccagagacacgtgtacccttaacgtagttctcggggatattcagcgtgacacagagagtgacaaggccggccctttgaaatacaggtacaacagaaacaggaagtaagagtgagagacagttgtggtgaaagagtacagcagggatcaccaccatccctgccggagcctcatggagctttaggtgttttcgctcaataaacactcacaacgcccggtctgggaatcgaaaccgcgagtccgctgccctaaccactgggccattgcgcctccactgtcgaACCCTTATACGTCGTCTAACAATGGGAGAATCCAtcgagaagacccgtcaagctaagtaagaccataacctgtggcctatgccagtggtgtataaccagcccacttatgggtacccttcattcattggacaataaactttgcttacgaagacctgttgcggcaagtgaaatcaaaattgttgacgtggccgatgacagtaccacatgattggcacccgtgccagtggaacattaaaagcaccaccTGAGCACGATCGTTGCCAGGGCAACTGACTGGCTCCCatcccagtggcatgtaaaaaccaccatttgagcatgattattgctagtaccacctgactggccttcatgccggtggtacataaaagcacccagtacatactcggagtggttggcattaggaagggcatccagctgtagaaaccttgccagatcagattggagcctggtgtgtcCTCCTGGCTCACCAGcgctcagtcaaaccgtccaacccatgccagcatggaaagcggacgttaaacgatgatgatgacacttgtGTATGTTTGATTGCTTTTATctttcccccaaaattactgcattTCAAGTAGTTAGGTTGTTCTCACTTACCCTGTTGATAAATTACCTGCCAGTTTTGCCATTCACAAAacggtgagggttagcaacaggaagggcatccagcagtaaaacaaTGCCACAATAATGCATTCTTCTAACCCAAGCTGGCCTAGAGCAATAAACCTAATagccaaatgcacacacacacacacacacacatataatgtaataGAAGacaaagagagtgggagagaagaagtgggaggcagagGGAAGGCATGTGATgaggagaaaggaaggaaaaagcaaGCTGTGGTGTTGAAAAATTATCAGCCTGAGTCATGTACATGAATTAATAAAATCAGTCAAGCGGAAAGAGCCACTCAGTGAAGTATGTTCAGGTAAAAATATGGGGATGTATGTTGAgttgaataataatatttcagtGAAATGAATTAGGAGGAGGTGATGCGTATAATccaaacacatataaatttacaatAAATTTATGTGATTGtgtaaaatgtgtatatacactcttttactcttttacttgtttcagtcatttgactacggccatgctggagcaccgcctttagtcgagcaaatcgaccccgggacttactcttttgtaagcccagtacttattctattggtctcttttgccgaaccgctaaataacggggacataaacacaccagcaatgctagggggacaaacacagacacacaaacacacgcacgcatatatatatatacacatatatacgacgggcttctttcagtttccgtctaccaaatccactcacaaggctttggtcggcccgaggctatagtagaagacacttgcccaaggtgccacacagtggactgaaccgggaccatgtggttggtaaaaaggtacttacacacagccactctgtatatatatatatatatatatatatatatatatacacacacacgtatatacacatatatatgtgaaggtgcctACTGACCTAGCCAGCAGTATGGTGTCATTTGAagattaaaacaatgcaaaagcgcattgtgactagcgatgtgtaacaacacctgatagtctggtcggtcatgtgatcatgtgacatgatatatttaaaagaatgGAATAGACGATTATTTCACGAACTTCATTCGCTTGCAGGTATTTCTGTAATTAGATTCAGTGGGctaggctctgatgaagctatataAGGTGTCATTCAGGCATTCAGCTATGAGTCCACTGAATCTGatagcagaaacggctgttaaAGATTATTGCTTATtcaattcctttgtcatctctctttcttattactgctctataCTCTGCTAACACACCATTCTGAGACATAAGGATATTGAGCTCTACACCAGGCTATTAGTCACACAATGCCCAAGTGAAATAAattatacaagataagaaaatggagaaatacatctaaatcaaatatcaattacagataatactcaatcacatactttattaaaccaccacattaGAGACTGTAgggtaaacataaaaaagcagaacaaatcagtgtacataaaggaatgtacataaaaaagtgtacataaaagataatgttgtataataagtagaatatatataaaaagagaatataaatgtaagtaaatataagtatatatatatatatatatataaaataataaatattagggaacaaatccaaatttacagggaaaaatcagatttaggattgaatccaattttatagtaaaatataatataatattaattagagacaaaaccactattatgcaaatcaaacaaagaaagacttaatccaatacataaaaatttttatataaattaaatataattaagatatccactacgatcgtttcttgtcacttctatggacattcatcagaagtgacaagaaacgatcgtagtggatatcttaatttatttaatttatataaaaatttttatgtattggattaagtctttctttgtttgatttgcataatagtggttttgtcctctaattaatattatatctatatatatatatatatatatatatatatataatataggcgcaggagtagcttgttttaccaaccacatggttccgggttcagtcccactgcatggcacctgggatagtgtcttctactatagcctcgggccgaccaaagccttgtgagtggatttggtcgatggaaactgaaagaagcccgtcgtatatatgtatatatatatatatatatatatatatggcgtgtgtgtgtttgtcccccccccccctagcattgcttgacaaccgatgctggtgtgtttacgtccccgttacttagtggttcggcaaaagagaccgatagaataagtactgggcttacaaaagaataagtcccggggtcgagttgctcaattaaaggcggtgctccagcatggccgcagtcaaatgactgaaacaagtaaaagagtaaaaaaagagtaaagagtacgtatgtatgtatgtatgtattatgtatatatatatatacaccaaacacatcttttttctctccttgtttctttctgtgttcctttctgtggaagagcgtaggctcaaaacgtaaatgactttttctattcctgagcattatactaatacatctgtttgttttcctacaccacctatcttcgtcattggttttttcgtgaattctctctctctctctctctctctctctctctctctataatatatataaatatatatatattatatattaatcatcatcatcatcatcgtcgtttaacgtccgttctccatgctagcatgggttggacggttcgaccagggttctgggaagccagaaggctgcaccaggctcagtctaatctggcaatgtttctcagctggatgcccttcctaacgccaaccactccgagtgtataataataataataaatattaggaataaatctaaacttacagggaaaaatcagatttaggattgaatccaattttatagtaaaaaattatattatattaaattagagataaaaccactattaggcaaatcatacaatgaaaacttaagccaatacataagattatttaatttatattatttaaatatataacaaaattattaaaaaatataataattaacactacgatcgtttccggTTAGAGGTTTGAtcaatgaaacgatcgtagtgttatattaattatatttttttaataattttgttatatatatatgtattggcttaagttttttcattgtatgatttgcttaataatggttttatctctaatttaatattatatatatatatatatatatatataatatatatatatatatatatgccagtgctgcataaatgcagccgtgctggtgctgtgtaaattgccgaaaatcttcaaatcacTCTCtttactgttaatagaattatagtgcaattcaaaagccaaggaaaagaatcaacagattctcatcctggccgacctgggccctcagaaatgaagcttcgctgtttgaagagaattgtggaaaaagaACCtcattcgaaggcttctgacattgcaaaacagctagaagttagtccaagaacgtgtgttacatatctgcataagcttgggtatcatggacgagcagctagaagaaaacctctccttcaaccaattaacatcaaataaaagattttgaaaattaaaggtgtctatgtgtgtgtgtgtgtgtgtgcgtgtttatatatgtttgtcaatgtagatagatagacggactgatagacaaacagatatagatttagatataggtacaggtatatatatatatatatatatatatattgacctacagggagagaaaatgagaCATCTGTAACAACATAAAtaactgaaatttcttttcttttcaggtaaAGAAAAAGCGACCACACCTTGAAATGGGAAAACATGAGAATCTGtactcaaacaaacacacacacactcacactcacacacacacgcacacacacacacatgcacacacacacacacacacatgcacacacacacacacacacatacacacacatatacacacacacacgcccacacacctgtacactgtatgtatatgattgcttATACCTACCTGTACAGTACCTCCCCCCATCCCTGCCACAACGACACTCGCACACACTTCCCCCCCTCAAACTAACTCAATAATCGTTCAATATACAGAAATCAATAGAAACTACTGTCCTTCTATAAAGCAAAAATGGTGATCGTTAGTGCAAACCtcgtttattttctttcaatataaATCCACTCAAATCACATGATATTACACTGTTGTTCaatttactgctgctgctgctgctgatgttgctgtttaGTCCAAGGTCAGCCTTAATTTGTGTGGCTCAGTGGtgagggtgttggactcatgatcgtaagattgtggtttcgattcctggactgggcaatgtgttgtgttctcgagcacaACCCTTCATTTCCCATTTCCCATTGCTCCAATctactctgctggcaaaaatgagttaatcCTGTgagggactggcgtcccatcctgGTGGGGAATTTATCCGCCAGGGAAACTGGGGAAATTGGCCCTTATAAGTCTATATGACTCTGAAAGGAACTTCACTTCTTACAGCCTTAACTGAGCAGAATTATTATGTGAAGCAGTGGCTTTCAACCAGAATCTATATAAGGTTGggagcggtggtgatggtggttgtgatggttgtagcagtggtagtagcagtggtggttgtggtggttgtggagttcacacaagcaaaatagtaaactggggatctGCAGTTGTATATTAAGGgtccacgaaaaaaaaaaaaaaaaaaaacttactttattcttttattcttttcttgttttatttgtttcagtcatttgactgtggccaggctggagcaccacctttagtcgagcaaatcgaccccaggacttattctttgtaagcctagttcttattctccCGGTCtatcttgctgaaccgctaagtgacagggacgtaaacacacaagcatcggttgtcaagcgatgttggggggacaaacatagacacacaaatatatacctacatacatacatacatacatcatacatacatacatacatacatactacatacatacatacatacatcatactacatcataatactacatacatacatcataccatACAAcaaaaactcatacatacatacatacatacatctactacatacatacatcataccatacatactacatacatcatacacatacatacatacatactactacatacatcatacatctacatacctacctacaacatacatacatacatacatacatacatacatacatcatacatacatcatacctacat
The Octopus sinensis unplaced genomic scaffold, ASM634580v1 Contig01633, whole genome shotgun sequence genome window above contains:
- the LOC118760906 gene encoding probable serine/threonine-protein kinase DDB_G0291918 isoform X1, with translation MELKSKNLILSSLKPSFIYRSSLDMMLATLGMLYSRETPVSHSMKNSSKKQKTMSSKADILKSQVDWNYSHRATEMMGDWPAMTLTQNTPLQYRYNIRPDVSVSLNSTQLSSSFSDTHQIFSTSNNKINNNNTVNNDINNDNSNNKNDADDPPYSKLCASPCPYPISASKFVSIHCPSSVVAVPSHPPPLPPPPRPMLAPLLQPVTMHPLLLPLPLRVALPHPPLPLPSSLPLTFY
- the LOC118760906 gene encoding probable serine/threonine-protein kinase DDB_G0291918 isoform X2; the protein is MMLATLGMLYSRETPVSHSMKNSSKKQKTMSSKADILKSQVDWNYSHRATEMMGDWPAMTLTQNTPLQYRYNIRPDVSVSLNSTQLSSSFSDTHQIFSTSNNKINNNNTVNNDINNDNSNNKNDADDPPYSKLCASPCPYPISASKFVSIHCPSSVVAVPSHPPPLPPPPRPMLAPLLQPVTMHPLLLPLPLRVALPHPPLPLPSSLPLTFY